GTAACAAATGCGAgtctatcttctttttaaaatggACGTTGTTAACGCCCTGAAATGAGGGGCATTATTCCAAATATATAAAAGCGTGAACATTTAATTCATGAAAGAAACTTGAGCGTTACTACAATGAAGTCTCCATTTTAAATTAGAAGCTCTTGACATACTAAACActcttaaaattagacacttggacattagtaataTATTTAACTTAAATCGATACTGCCTTCTATAATTTCCGTTCAACAACCAAATACACATAAATTACTGTTATTTGTAGCAGTTTTTGTTATTTGTAGCAGTTTCTGTTAAATTCCCATTATACGTAAACGGCAGCTACTAACAACGAACGTTCTAACCTAATCTGCTATTACTAGTAGcagtttttataaaattataaaaaaatacatttatatcttatttaaaaaatgtgtaattaaataaaattgatctccactttatttatttaaataaattatccttattatttgatatttatttatgcaaaatattgtatcatattaatatatcatattaaaaaaataacttatcaattaacaataaatatttaaataaaatttaaatttatcagattaatttttaatttgtctaattataaaatatcgTACAAAcaattacatataaaaaataaaatattcttcGCACTTCATTTCAATCCCCAAAAACGCATTAAATAAAGCGTATCCCACAATAACTTTGAAAGTCAATGATCCAAACTAGTAGCATTGCTCGAAAAACATATTCTTTATCTCGTGTCTGAATTTGCTTTGAAAATTTGGATGGAGTATTCTTTCCAGTTTTGGATTGACATGAACACCAACAAACCAGGTAGCGATACATAAGTCATTAATTTGCCCCACAGCGCATGTTTAAATTAAAGACCGTGCGTCAAACCCCTTGACCTCATCATCACATGATTGGGATTTAGACCCAGCTAGGATTAGATTATTATCATCCTCTAATGATCAAGGATTGGATTACCTTTCTGTTATGTGTCATCTATCTTGTTCTTCTCGTAGTAGATAAGATGTACATATAATGAACGTTCAACAATCATGCATTAAGATTTGTCTTCTAATTGTAACGGGTATGGATAACAAGGAATGGAAAAATCCAGTTGAacttgaattttgtaaaataagCTTAGATGTATCCAATAAAGCACATGATTTCTTAACTGACTAATCATATATATATCTCAGTCATATCATCTATTATATAGGTTTTGAATTCCTTCTGTCTTCTCTCTTCGATTTCTTTCGTGTGtttctctctcccttctttTTTGTCGTTTACGTAAGTTTCTCTCTATGTtctcttttttcgtttttttcgtTTTCCATTGTTTCTGAAATAAactctgaaatcgttttgaaaatAATGGATGATTCAACTTCAGATTATCAGCTGAACCAGAACgaagtgaattttgaatttgaatataatAAAGTTCCTGAGGTGTGGTTTAATTCCAGttaataattgaatttgaatttgaatccatTTAGTAGTTTATAATTATGTAGTTGAATAATGCGTGAACTTTGTCTGTGAAATTTACTGTTCATTATTTCTTGTTTAAATTGAATCTAATGTACTAGTTCTGATAAATTTTCTGCATTTTATATCAGAAGTTCGGATGTAAATCaggaatatttgggtgtattttaagaaagttttggtgtatttacagtttatgacTTTTCATCTTATTGAGGGTGAATTGTCttattcttttagttgaattgttttagtttctgtttaatgatgattcattaatctaatttttgttattttttatgatggttttatagttttatttgcATTCTATAATTTATGCTTGTTTTAATATGGtgtattttgggtgtattttgcagCCCTTCTATGGTATTGATGAGCAGTTTGTTCTCTATATACAAGCATTTTTCTCATACAAGTCTTTACAAGTCTTCtcctccttttatttttttgaatccaatcaagtgactgaggtgtggttcaattcagaagaaaaaatgtagcattagaggaaatatttttctatacaaaaatgctatttgtacactaaaattaactattgaaatcagccaccaatgtatttgtgtataaatacataggtggtttaatttattttcaatgtatatttgtattctagaatgtattttatactggtggctgactttggtggctaattttagtgtacacgtagcataactcatttctgtatttgcagcaaatttgagtgtaacacgaagatatttgggtatattttaaagaattttgggtgtagttttattctgataagttctgcataatttagaactttttctcttcctcccccttatcttctgctgcttcttttttttttcatcatcatcaccatttctttttttcttattaatctttccctttttattttaccttctcaagtttcttcttattttactttcttaacaaaaataaaaacaaaaaatcaaataaagaagaagaagaaacacataatgctccaaaattatttgaaaaatgatgaacttagattcatttaactaaaagaaaaaaagaaataagaaaaagaagaagaaaaaatacagcattagagaaaatatttttctgtacaaaaatgctatttgtacactaaaatcaaccactaaaattagccaccaatgtatttgtgtataaatatatgtgtggtttaatttattttcaatgtatatttgtattccactatgtattttatactgatggctgactttggtggctgattttagtgtacatgtAGCATAACCTATTTCTGTATTTGcaacaaatttgggtgtaaaacgaagatatttgggtgtaacacaaagatatttgggtgtatttttattctgataagttttgcataattcagaactcttcttcttcctcctcctcatcttctgctggttcttttttttcatcattatcaccatcttcttttttttttcttattcatcttttttctttttattttaccttctcaagtttcttcttgttttattcttttaacaagaataaaaacaaaaaatcaaacaaagaagaagaagaaacacataatactgcaaaattacttgaagaggatgaacttacattcttttaactaaaagaaagaaaaaaataagaaaaagaagaagaagaaaaaaatgcagcattaggaaaaatatttttctgtacaaaaatactatttgtacactaaaatcagccactaaaatcaaccaccaatgtatttatgtataaatatgtgtgctttgatttattttcaatgtattatttgtattctagtatgtattttatactggtagCTGACTTTGATGgtggattttagtgtacatgTAACATAATTCATTTCTGTATTCGCAtcaaatttgggtgtaaaacgaagatatttgggtgtaacacgaataTATTTGGGTATAAaatgaagatatttgggtgtatttttgttctgataagttctgcataattcagaactcttcgtctttctcctccttatcttcttatttcatattcttataattctttttgggagaaataaatcaaacatagaaaaaaaatacataatgttgcaaaatcaaaagaagaaggaggaaaaacacgataatgaagatgaaacacgcgaagaaaaaggaagaaaaacacaaaaaaaaggagaagaagaaggaagaagaggaggaggaggagaaacgccaaaaaaaaaatgacagTTATAATTTTCAtcgagaaagaagaagaagagtcgttcTTAATGGTGAGGGAGCGCTTTGGAAACGTGATGCGCGTGTTAACACGCTTTTGTGGGTGAGTGTAGCTTCTGTTGGATTTGGCtcaacttgtaagacttgtaaataaaaaaagacttgtatgtgtagtaTAGAATTTACGTAAACGGCGAAggagaagggagagagaaacACACGAAAGAGATCGAAGAGAGAAGACAAGAAAACGCAGAAGGAATTTAAAAAAGGAAACGAAATCCTTTCGAAAAAGGAAGTTATATATTTGTACATTGATTAATTGAAAAATCTGTTAAAGAGGCGTGTGAAACATACATGCCATAAGAAGCATGTTTTAGAGATTAGGAATTTTTAAGACTTGTATGATTTGTATAGTGAAAAAGCTTGTATGCAGAGATTAATCCtattaatttttgtaaattaaGTTTTACATTTATCTGAAGAAAGATATTTCTTAACTAACTAATAATATCTCTCTGTCATATCATCCATTATATATTGGATTGATAAAaacaatttctaaaaaattacgtataatttaatttggtccccataaaaatatcaatgtaaataattaatttattaattttgataaaattttattttttaattttaaactttatgtaaagataaattatatatatatttgatagaTGAAATAAAATCTACTATTCTATATATCATATTCTTAACGTACTACGTAACACTTTAACCATAATATGaggaaaaattaataaaaaaaatttttgacttacattattatcttttaaaaattaaattgaaatgcataattttttaaagacaAAGTTTAAACATTAAtccattatatattatatttaaaacatGTGAATGGAAAACAAATATGCACCCTACCAATACATATGCACCACAACACACAATCTCTGACCACTTCTCTTTCTTCAGATCACTAATATAGGTGTGAGGGGAAAGAAAGGTTAACATTGTATCAAAAACAGAACTTCAATCTACATTGATAAGCAAGTTACAAATAAACCAATGGCAACAACTGATAAAACATAACTTTTATATGACAGGCCACACCTTGAAAATATAAGTTTTAGTAAACACGAATTTTTCATCAAGTAAACATATCATCCCTCTGTGTATAGTGTATACTATATAGAACCAGTGAgcaaaatgaagaagaacatACAATGCTATTATGCTAATCAAATGACAAATCTCATAGTAATGAGAATACAAAACCTATTACACGCTCTGATAAAATGATTTTAGCAGAAGCAAGATCAAGagttttgaataaaattgaaattcgtAGTTTCATAACATTGGTATTAGCCATGACAACTTAAGTTGCTCATGATTATAAACAAGGCACCAAAACCATGAGAAGGAAAACAAATAGAGAAAATCTATAGGCTACAGCAACTAGTAGCTGACATAGAAAATGTATTCATCCAAGTTCAATCACCAACGCAAAACTCAACAAGTGTCTTCATTGCTTGCTTTTTCACTACCTTCCCATACACATCTCTTGCTAGCTTTAAAGCTTTTTCCATCCCCACAAGGCCGCTGCCACCGCCACCATTTTTCTTCAACTCCTCCACCATGATCTTAAGCAGCCTATGATCACCTCCCACCACATCAACCACGCTATCCACCACGGCATCCATCGCCGGAATGCGCCTTCCCCACCTCTTCATAGACCTATCAGACCTATAAGCCTCACAATAAGCAGACCAAAATGAAGCTCTCAAATAGGCCTTCTCTTTTCCCCTAACCTTCAATCTCTTCATGTGTTCCTCCAATTTATAAACCACACCACCAACATCCATCCCTCTTTCAAGTCCAATCTCAATCTCCTTAATCTCTTGTTTGGTGAAAACCTCATTTTCAAATCTACACCTCTTACACTTGCATTGAATCCCCCAAGTCATCGACATCTCCCTTCGCTTGCTCAGAGGACTAAGCGGATCTAAATAGGCAAAAGTGATCTCTTCTCCGGCCTTGAGATCCTTGGAAGCATGAACTATTAAGTAGTCCCCAACATGCAGTCGCCGCGAATTTGGACAGCATGAATGGTTGATGAAGGAAGGTAATAGCCACAATCCAACACCATAGGAATCATTGTTCTTCCTCAACACATTGGCCGAAACAGCATCCTCTGTGAGTGAATTCACATCCAAAATGGCCAGCAACTTCTCCATATCAATCATTTCACATGAATCCACGTTCCCAACATTCTCAGGCCTAAACAAATCTATATCAGGAATCTCAAGTTCTTCCTCATCTTCCCCAATTGACAACATACCAATCAAATCCCGGGTTTTGTAACATTTCCTTGCAAATTCAGAAACTTTCTGAATGAAATTCTTCCACATTGCTAACTGCGCATCCTCGCTTAAATCCTTACCTGCCAATATACTCCTCTCCATTACAATTGCCCTGGTGATCAAGATCAACGACCCTGCATCAATGTTCTTGGTTGCGAAAAGGCCGCGGCCACTGATATCTGATTTCCTGATCTCCACCGCACCAATGTACTCTGCAAGCTCCGGAGGCTTCCCGTGAAACCCATTCGAAACCCAATCGGAGAGGTCCAAGGACCCTGTCCTGGCTAAAAACTCAAACTTTTTGCACTTGTCAACATACCCAATTAGGGTTTCGGAGTTCCCAGCAGCTTGGGAGTCAAGCAAAGCTGCTTTAAAGCATTCAAGCGCCATCGAGTACCTATTGAG
The genomic region above belongs to Arachis duranensis cultivar V14167 chromosome 3, aradu.V14167.gnm2.J7QH, whole genome shotgun sequence and contains:
- the LOC107481203 gene encoding methyltransferase FGSG_00040; this translates as MAEEEYIQQLRSKATELFLREEWKDSIDAYSNLISHCTHHQQQLSLHHPDHLQKLHKSLCIALCNRAEARSRLRDFHCALQDCDRALQIDASHFKTLLCKGKILLCLNRYSMALECFKAALLDSQAAGNSETLIGYVDKCKKFEFLARTGSLDLSDWVSNGFHGKPPELAEYIGAVEIRKSDISGRGLFATKNIDAGSLILITRAIVMERSILAGKDLSEDAQLAMWKNFIQKVSEFARKCYKTRDLIGMLSIGEDEEELEIPDIDLFRPENVGNVDSCEMIDMEKLLAILDVNSLTEDAVSANVLRKNNDSYGVGLWLLPSFINHSCCPNSRRLHVGDYLIVHASKDLKAGEEITFAYLDPLSPLSKRREMSMTWGIQCKCKRCRFENEVFTKQEIKEIEIGLERGMDVGGVVYKLEEHMKRLKVRGKEKAYLRASFWSAYCEAYRSDRSMKRWGRRIPAMDAVVDSVVDVVGGDHRLLKIMVEELKKNGGGGSGLVGMEKALKLARDVYGKVVKKQAMKTLVEFCVGD